The stretch of DNA GATGGCGGAAAGCATGAAGATCGAGATCGACAAAGCGCTCTCCAAAGCCAAAAAGGAGAACGCGCGCCTTGCCTCCGAAAAAGAAAAGGCGGTCAAACTCTCCGCCGAGCTTGAAACGGAAAAGCAAAAGGCGCAGGAAGAGAACGAAAGACTGCAAGCCGAGAAAGAAGCCTCGCTTCGCGAAAAAGATCGCTTAGCGGAAGAAAAAGCGCGTTCGGAAGAAGAGAAAGCCCGTTTGGCGGAAGAGAAAGCCAAAACGGAAGAAGAAAAGGCGCGCCTTGCGGAAGAAAAAGCCAAGACCGAAGAAGAGAAGGCGCGTTTGCTGGAAGAAAAAGATAAAGCGGAAATGGAAAAAGCCGCGCTCGAATCGGAGAATCGCAGGGCTTTGGAAGAAAAAGAAAGATTGCAAGCCGAGAAGGAAGCGTCGCTCCGCGAGAAAGATCGCTTAGCGGAAGAAAAAGCGCGTTCCGAAGAAGAGAAAGCCCGCCTTGCGGAAGAAAAAGCCAGAACGGAAGAAGAAAAGGCGCGTCTTGCGGAGGAGAAGGCAAGGACGGAAGAAGAAAAGGCTCGCTTGCTCGAAGAAAAAGCGAAAGCGGAAGAAACGTCCGCCGCGCTCCTCGCCGAGAAAGACAAAGCGGAAATGGAGAAAGAGCGCTTGCTCGCCGAAAAAGAAAAGGCGCAAGAGAGCGCCGCCGCGTTGAAAGAGCAAAGAGAAAGAGAGCAAGCGGCTTTGAACGAAGCGAAAGAGCGGCTTGAAAAAGCGCAAAGCGAAGCGCGTAACGCGAACGAAAGCGCGCAGGAAGCGCAGGAAAAGATCAAAAAACTCAAAGAGAGCGAAGCCGCGGCGATCGCGGCTGCCGCCGGCGCGGCTGCTGCGGCTGCGGCGCTTCAAAAGAAAAAGAAGAAAAAGATCAACCTGCTTTCCAAAAAAGAAATTTTGGATTACGCCGCGGGACTGGACGAATACCTGCCCGCGAATATCTACGAGCGCGGCGGCGAGGATCTCCCGGACAGTTGCCGCGTCGGTATCTGCACCTTTATGCTCGTCTACGAGCGCAAGGGGATGGTGAAGCTCGTCCTTCGCCTGCATAAGAAGACGGCGAGCGCCTTGCAAAAGCAATTCAAACTCTTTACGAAAGCCGTCTATCCGAAGGGCGGCGATTGGTATAAATGGATCCTTTCTTCCGAAGTCACCGATCTCGATCTCGTGACGGCGGCGGTTCGTATGTCCTATAAGTACGTTTACCTGATCAATTACGACGAGGTGACGAACGAAGCTAACGTCGAACTCGCGAATAAAGAAGAAGTGAAGATTAACGAAGCGATCGTTAAATACAGCACGCTCGCAGACAGAGACTTTATCGTCGCGAGCGACGCGACCGAGTGGGAAGAGGACGCGTACGGTCTGTACGGGAAAGCCGAGATGTCCGAGTACGCCCGCTCCCTTTCGGAGTACTATCCCGTTTCGGTCAGCGAGAACGACAGCCCCCTTTCTCCCTCCACCTTCAAAGTCAAAGGCAAGACCTTTATGATGGCGTACGAGAAAGACGGCGTCTCCAAGATGATTTTCCGCGCGTCGGATTCCGAATTCGCCGAGATCAAGCGCAATCACCCGAAAGCGGGCGTTTCTCCCTTCCCGAAGGCTTCGGGGTATAAGTGGTACGCCGTGATCGTGGACGAGACTTTCCGCTCGAACGAGGATATAGAAGATATTATACGGACGGCGTGCGCGCACGTTAACGACCTCGCATAAAGGCGCGTCTGCTTTGTTTCTTACGACGGGGCGGCGAATCGCGTACAAGGAGTACGCTCATACGCCGCCCTTTGTCGAGCCTCGCATCCGAACCATTCTGCGAGGTCGTTGAAAAAAGTTGCCGAGCTTCGTCTTTGCCGCAATCTCCGAGATCGTTTTGATTAAGAAGGATGCGATCCTCGCATTTTCGCCTTTCTGCAAGGTCGATTTTTTTATGGAACATTCGTTGCGTTTCGCATTCGCCTTTCTTTAAAAAAATTATAGAAAAATAGGGGATAAAAAACATTGACACGCATTTTTCGGTATGGTACACTATATAAGCACTCTCGTTATGCGGGTGTAATTTTTTTGGAGGCGTCAAGGCTATATGGCAGCGAAAAAAGAAAATCGCACGAAGATTACTCTTGCCTGCACGGAGTGCAAGCAGCGCAATTATAACGATTACAAGAACAAGAAGAACACTCCCGACAGAATCGAACTCATGAAGTACTGTCCGTTCTGCAAGAAACACACCCTTCACAAAGAAAGCAAATAAGGGGGAAACTATGAAAGGTGCTACTAAGACGGCTCCCAAAAAGCCCAATATCTTCAAAAGGATGGGTAAGGGCATCAAGGAGATCATTTCCGAGCTTAAAAAGGTTAGCTGGCCGACGTTCGGTAAGGTTATGGCGGAAACGGGTATCGTTCTCGTCGTCGTTCTGTTCTTCCTTTTGATCATCCTCGGTTTTGACAGCTTGCTTTCTTGGCTCTTTACTCTGTTGGTGAAATAAGTATGGATAACAATATCGAAGTGTTAGAGGATAAGATCGCGGAACGCGCGGCGCAAGCGAAGTGGTACGTTCTTCATACCTATTCGACCTACGAGCTCGCCGTTCGCGACAATATTCTCAAAATGGTGGAGAATAACGGTTTGCAGGAGTGGATCTTCGACGTCGTCGTCCCGATGGAAGAAGAGATCGTCGAGACCAAGACCAAGCGCAAGACCGTCCTCAAAAAGAAGTTCCCCACGTACGCGTTTATTAAAATGATCTATTCCGATAAGGTCTATTATATGGTAACGCATATCCACGGTGTGACGGGTTTCGTCGGCGCCGGCGGCAGACCCGAAGCGCTCAGCGCGGAAGAAGTCAGAAGAAACGGACTCGAAAAGGTCAAGGCGGAAGATCTCGGCTTGAAAGTCGGCGATCAGGTCCGCATCATCTCGGGCGCGTTCGAGAGCTATTTCGGAGAGCTTTCCGAGATCGATTTCGAGCACGGCATCGTCAAAGTCGTCCTTTCGATGTTCGGTAAACCCACGCCGATCGAGCTGGAATTCAATCAAGTCGAAAAGGCGTAATCAAAAAAAACGAATCGCGGAGAAGGGTGCTTAGGCGAGCGCACTCCGAAGCGGAGAGCAGAAGCGTACTCCTTGTGCGTGACTGCCCGACGGCGAGGTGGTAGCGAAGCATACGCGCCGTTATACGCGATTTGAATGGGAGAGTGAAAAAATCTCAATCCATTTTCACTCGTTTGTACCACGATTGCTATATAGGAGGAAACAGTATGGCAAAGAAAGTAACAGCAGTAGTTAAATTGCAACTCCCCGCCGGTAAAGCCACCCCGGGACCGCCGGTCGGTTCCACGCTCGGCCCGCACGGCATCAACCTCCCCGGCTTCGTTAAAGAATTTAACGACAAGACGGCGGATAAGATCGGTCTCGTGATTCCGGTCGTCATGACCATTTATAACGATCGTTCTTTCTCCTTCATCACCAAGACCCCTCCGGCACCTGTGCTTATCAAGAAAGCTTGCGGGATCGAGAGCGGTTCGGCGAAACCGAATAAGGAAAAGGTCGCGAAACTCACCAAGGCGCAAGTCAAGGAGATCGCGGAGCTGAAAATGCCCGACTTGAACGCGGCTTCTTTGGAAGCGGCTATGAGCATGATCGCCGGAACGGCGCGCAGCATGGGCATCACCGTTGAGGACTAAGGAGGAGCGTTATGAAAGTTAGCAAGAGATTTAAAGAGGCTTCTGCCTTGGTTGAAAGAAACAAGATCTACGACAGCGTCGAGGCAATGGCTCTCGCCGTCAAGACCGCGAGCGCGAAGTTCGACGAGTCCGTCGAATTACACGTCAAGCTCGGTGTCGACAGCAAGCACGCGGATCAACAAGTCCGTGGCGTCGTCGTCCTCCCGAACGGAACCGGTAAAACCGTCAAAGTCCTCGTCATCGCGAAGGGCGACAAGGCGGACGAAGCTCTCGCCGCAGGCGCGGATATCGTCGGCGCGGAAGAGATCATCGCGAAGATCCAAAAGGATAACTGGTTCGATTTCGACGTCTGTATCACCACGCCCGATATGATGGGTATGGTCGGTCGTATCGCTCGTTTGCTCGGCCCGAAAGGCTTGATGCCGAACCCGAAGAGCGGCACCGTCACGATGGACGTTCAAAAGGCTGTCAAAGAAGTCAAAGCCGGTAAAGTCGAATACAGACTCGACAAGACCAACATCATTCACGTCGCGGTCGGTAAGGTCAGTTTCGGCGCGGAAAAGCTTCATGAGAACTTCGCGACCGTTATGGACGCGATCATCAAAGCGAAGCCGAGCACCGCGAAAGGAACCTATCTCCGCTCGGTCAGCGTCTCCACGACGATGGGCCCCGGCATCAAAGTCAGCTACGCGAAAGCAAATTCCTGAAATTCGCTTGACGGCTGAACGATAATCATCATATAATAAATTCGCCTAAGACAGCAAGTGGGGTTTCCCCGTAACCGAAAGGGCTTGCCGAGGATGCAATTTCAAGATCGAAACTATGCTCCCTATGTCTTTTGGCGTGGGGAGCATTTTTGTTCCCTGATTCTTAAAAGGAGGTAAAGAAATGTCAGCAGCATTGGAAGAGAAAAAGCAGCTTGTCGAAGAGATCAAATCCAAGATAAGCGACGCGAAGTCCGTCGTCATCGTGGACTATAAGGGTCTCACCGTTTTCCAAGACACCGAGCTCCGTAAGACGCTCCGCGAAGCGAACGTCGAATATCGCGTCCTCAAAAACAGGCTCGTCCAAAAAGCTTTCAACGAACTCGGCTATACCGATTTCGACGAAGCGTTGAACGGACCGACCGCCGTTGCTTTTGCGAACGGGGATCCCGTGGCTCCCGCCAAGATCCTTCTCGAAAGCGCGGATAAGTACAAAAAGATGGAGATCAAGTGCGGAATGATCGAAGGCTCCTATATCACCGTTGACGGTGTAAAAGAGCTCGCGACCTTGCCGCCGAAAGAAGTTCTCGTCGCCAAACTCCTCGGTACCCTCGAAGCGCCGATCAGCGGTCTTGCCAGAGTGCTTAACGAGACGATCGCCGGACTTGCCAGAGTTCTTAACGCGATCGCGGAGAAGTAACCCAATTCACCAAACGAACAACTATTTATAAAAAATCAAATTAAAAATTATTCGGAGGAATACTAAAATGGCAGATATCGAAAAGATGATTGAAGAAATTAAAGGAATGACCGTTCTTGAAATCAGCAAGCTCGTCAAGGCTCTCGAAGAAGAGTTCGGCGTGTCCGCTGCGGCTCCCGTCGCTGTTGCCGCTGCTCCCGCTGCGGGCGGAGCTGCTGCTCCCGCTGCGGAAGAGAAGACCGAGTTCACCGTTGTCTTGAAGGCTGCGGGCGCGAACAAGATCGCGGTTATCAAAGCGGTTCGTGAGCTCACCGGTCTCGGACTTGCCGAAGCGAAAGGTCTCGTCGACGGCGCTCCCAAGGCTGTCAAAGAGAACGTCAGCAAAGAAGAGTGCGACAAGGCTGTCGAGGCTCTCAAAGCCGCGGGTGCCGAAATCGAAATCAAGTAATTTCGGTTTTACTCGAAAAAATTGCCCGAAGGAAATCCTTCGGGCTTTTTTTCGTTTGTCGTCAGGTTCGTTTCCTCGTCATACACTTGGTCTTGACGAGACCGTCCTCGACGTTGATCGCTTCCAGTCCGCACATGCTGTTCACGTTGAAAATACAATCCGCCGCGCATTGGACGACGGTGTCGACGTTATCGAGGACGTCGACTTCGGGCGCGGCTTCGTAATTCGCGAAGATCTGCGAGAGTTCGCCGCCGTCTCTCTTGATTTTGCTTTTGCAGACGCCGTTCGGTCCGATGTCGATGATTCCCGCCATGCATCGTTCGCATTCGTTATGTTCGCAGTTACTCGTGCCGCATCTCAATCCTTTCATAGTTTACCTCCGTTAGTATTTTGCCCGATTCGTTATGTTTTATGCGATCGCCGCGATACATTTTCCCGCCTCGCGCAAAAACCCTTTTATTTCCCGAAAGATTGATTTTCCGAGGCGTCGTGTGCTACAATAAATAGGCAAGCGCGCTCGTAGGCGCGAAAAGGAGATACTATGAAAGTCGTTTTAACTGCGGACGTAAAGAATAAAGGCAAAAAAGGCGATATCGTAAACGTGAACGACGGATACGCGATGAACTTCCTGATCCCGAAAGGGCTGGCGGTCGCGGCTTCCGCATCCGCGGTGAACGAAACCAATCAAAAGAAAGCGGCGGAGATCGCGAGAAAAGAAAAAGAGCTCGCGGCGGCGCAGGCTGCGGCGGAAAAGCTCAATATGGCGACCGTTACGATCTACGTCAAATGCGGAGAAAGCGGGAAGCTTTTCGGCAGCGTGACGAGCAAGGAGATCGCGGACGAGCTTAAAAAGCAGGGCTACGAAGTGGAGAAAAAGAATATTCTGCTCGAAGATCCCATTCGCAAGCTCGGCAGGCAGACGGTCGAAGTAAAGCTGTACGTCGGCGTTCGGACGAAGATCAACGTCGTCGTCGCGGAAGATAAATAAAGAAACGAAAAAGGAAACGGCGAA from Clostridia bacterium encodes:
- the rpmG gene encoding 50S ribosomal protein L33, which codes for MAAKKENRTKITLACTECKQRNYNDYKNKKNTPDRIELMKYCPFCKKHTLHKESK
- the secE gene encoding preprotein translocase subunit SecE is translated as MKGATKTAPKKPNIFKRMGKGIKEIISELKKVSWPTFGKVMAETGIVLVVVLFFLLIILGFDSLLSWLFTLLVK
- the nusG gene encoding transcription termination/antitermination protein NusG — protein: MDNNIEVLEDKIAERAAQAKWYVLHTYSTYELAVRDNILKMVENNGLQEWIFDVVVPMEEEIVETKTKRKTVLKKKFPTYAFIKMIYSDKVYYMVTHIHGVTGFVGAGGRPEALSAEEVRRNGLEKVKAEDLGLKVGDQVRIISGAFESYFGELSEIDFEHGIVKVVLSMFGKPTPIELEFNQVEKA
- the rplK gene encoding 50S ribosomal protein L11, whose amino-acid sequence is MAKKVTAVVKLQLPAGKATPGPPVGSTLGPHGINLPGFVKEFNDKTADKIGLVIPVVMTIYNDRSFSFITKTPPAPVLIKKACGIESGSAKPNKEKVAKLTKAQVKEIAELKMPDLNAASLEAAMSMIAGTARSMGITVED
- the rplA gene encoding 50S ribosomal protein L1, translated to MKVSKRFKEASALVERNKIYDSVEAMALAVKTASAKFDESVELHVKLGVDSKHADQQVRGVVVLPNGTGKTVKVLVIAKGDKADEALAAGADIVGAEEIIAKIQKDNWFDFDVCITTPDMMGMVGRIARLLGPKGLMPNPKSGTVTMDVQKAVKEVKAGKVEYRLDKTNIIHVAVGKVSFGAEKLHENFATVMDAIIKAKPSTAKGTYLRSVSVSTTMGPGIKVSYAKANS
- the rplJ gene encoding 50S ribosomal protein L10, with translation MSAALEEKKQLVEEIKSKISDAKSVVIVDYKGLTVFQDTELRKTLREANVEYRVLKNRLVQKAFNELGYTDFDEALNGPTAVAFANGDPVAPAKILLESADKYKKMEIKCGMIEGSYITVDGVKELATLPPKEVLVAKLLGTLEAPISGLARVLNETIAGLARVLNAIAEK
- the rplL gene encoding 50S ribosomal protein L7/L12 yields the protein MADIEKMIEEIKGMTVLEISKLVKALEEEFGVSAAAPVAVAAAPAAGGAAAPAAEEKTEFTVVLKAAGANKIAVIKAVRELTGLGLAEAKGLVDGAPKAVKENVSKEECDKAVEALKAAGAEIEIK
- a CDS encoding DUF1540 domain-containing protein, which gives rise to MKGLRCGTSNCEHNECERCMAGIIDIGPNGVCKSKIKRDGGELSQIFANYEAAPEVDVLDNVDTVVQCAADCIFNVNSMCGLEAINVEDGLVKTKCMTRKRT
- the rplI gene encoding 50S ribosomal protein L9, which produces MKVVLTADVKNKGKKGDIVNVNDGYAMNFLIPKGLAVAASASAVNETNQKKAAEIARKEKELAAAQAAAEKLNMATVTIYVKCGESGKLFGSVTSKEIADELKKQGYEVEKKNILLEDPIRKLGRQTVEVKLYVGVRTKINVVVAEDK